The Glycine max cultivar Williams 82 chromosome 12, Glycine_max_v4.0, whole genome shotgun sequence genome window below encodes:
- the LOC100805790 gene encoding TPR repeat-containing thioredoxin TTL1, translated as MSHSRKPVSSELGFTERFRDSLSCSDDNTNKPDFRELDLGSPVSTLRPRHYHSAPTTTSSTSTSTSSGSTGSGSGRSGNNNAVSKRSHSGELSGSSETNSPTRVSKPGHRRSNSGQSQRSPSSSSSSAAVNSPPLSVLPAGNICPSGRVLKAATAAVAPSRSSRSDVLGSGTGNYGHGSIMRGGKGGGGGDVRIAGDSAKRVDPEEVKRMGNAEYKRGHFAEALCLYDRAIAMSPGNAAYRSNRAAALTGLGRLPEAVRACEEAVVLDPNYGRAHQRLAMLFLRLGQVEDSRKRLCYPGLQPDPAELQKLQIVEKHINKCGDVRRIRDWKSVLREVDAAVAAGADSCVQLFMCRAEALLKQHQMDDAESCLSQIPKSEPRPGSLSQARFFGMFSEAYCFFVRAQIEMAFGRFENAVTAAEKASQIDPRNVEVAVLLNNVRMVARARLRGNDLFKSERFTEACSAYGEGLRLDPSNSVLYCNRAACWFKLGQWERSIEDCNQALCILPNYTKAILRRAASNSKLERWEEAVTDYELLRRELPDDNEVAENLFHAQVALKKSRGEEVHNLKFGGEVEDISGLEQFRAAISLPGVSVVLFETASNMQCKQISPFMNTLCSRHPSINFLKVDIQTSPAVAAAENVRVVPTFKIYKNGSRVKEIICPSHDMLEHSIRHYSL; from the exons GACGACAACACCAACAAGCCCGATTTCCGAGAACTCGATTTGGGTTCACCGGTTTCCACATTGCGGCCACGTCACTACCACAGTGCACCCACTACAACGAGTAGCACTAGTACGAGCACTAGCAGCGGGTCGACCGGGTCGGGTTCGGGTCGAAGCGGAAACAATAACGCGGTTTCCAAGAGATCCCATTCCGGCGAGTTGTCTGGGTCGAGCGAGACCAATAGTCCGACCCGTGTTTCCAAACCGGGTCACCGGAGATCCAATTCGGGTCAGAGCCAGAGATCTCCGTCgtcttcctcctcctccgccGCGGTGAATTCACCGCCTCTGAGCGTTCTCCCGGCCGGGAACATCTGCCCGTCCGGGAGGGTTCTCAAGGCGGCGACCGCAGCGGTGGCGCCCAGCCGGAGCTCCCGGTCGGATGTTCTGGGATCCGGCACGGGGAATTACGGCCACGGGAGCATAATGCGAGGTGGaaaaggtggtggtggtggggaTGTGAGGATCGCCGGAGATTCAGCGAAGCGCGTGGATCCGGAGGAGGTGAAGAGGATGGGAAATGCGGAGTATAAGAGAGGGCACTTTGCTGAGGCGTTGTGTTTGTATGATCGGGCAATTGCGATGTCGCCGGGCAATGCCGCTTACCGGAGCAACCGTGCGGCGGCGTTGACCGGGTTGGGACGGCTGCCGGAGGCGGTGAGGGCGTGTGAGGAGGCTGTGGTGTTGGATCCTAATTATGGGAGGGCGCATCAGCGCTTGGCAATGCTGTTTCTCAG GTTAGGACAGGTTGAGGATTCTAGGAAGCGCCTTTGTTATCCTGGGCTGCAGCCAGATCCTGCTGAGTTGCAGAAGTTGCAAATTGTGGAAAAGCATATTAACAAATGTGGTGATGTGCGGAGGATACGAGATTGGAAAAGCGTACTGAGGGAGGTTGATGCTGCTGTTGCTGCTGGAGCAGACTCTTGTGTTCAG CTCTTTATGTGTAGAGCAGAAGCCCTTCTCAAGCAACACCAGATGGATGATGCTGAATCATGTTTATCACAGATTCCCAAAAGCGAGCCACGACCTGGTTCCTTATCACAGGCAAGATTTTTTGGGATGTTTTCCGAGGCTTATTGCTTCTTCGTTAGAGCTCAGATTGAGATGGCTTTTGGAAG GTTTGAGAATGCAGTTACAGCTGCTGAGAAAGCTAGTCAGATTGACCCCCGAAATGTTGAAGTTGCTGTTTTGCTCAACAATGTGAGGATGGTTGCTAGAGCTCGACTGCGTGGTAATGATCTTTTTAAGTCAGAAAGGTTCACTGAGGCCTGCTCGGCATACGGGGAAGGTTTGAGGCTCGACCCTTCAAACTCTGTCCTCTATTGCAATAGAGCAGCATGTTGGTTTAAGCTTGGGCAATGGGAAAGATCAATTGAAGACTGCAATCAAGCTTTATGCATCCTACCAAATTATACAAAAGCCATTCTTCGAAGGGCTGCCTCAAATAGCAAG CTAGAACGGTGGGAAGAAGCAGTAACAGATTATGAACTTTTGCGGAGAGAACTACCAGACGACAATGAAGTTGCTGAAAATCTGTTTCATGCACAAGTAGCATTAAAGAAATCTCGTGGGGAAGAagtacataatttaaaatttggtggTGAAGTGGAGGACATATCAGGTCTTGAGCAGTTTAGAGCTGCAATATCTTTACCAG GTGTTTCTGTTGTCCTTTTTGAAACTGCATCAAACATGCAATGTAAGCAGATATCGCCATTCATGAATACACTATGTAGTCGTCATCCATCTATTAACTTCCTTAAG GTGGATATTCAAACAAGCCCCGCAGTCGCCGCTGCTGAGAATGTTAGGGTTGTACCAACCTTCAAGATCTACAAAAATGGCAGTCGAGTGAAGGAAATTATATGTCCTAGTCATGATATGTTGGAACACTCCATTAGGCATTACAGCTTGTAG